The Malus domestica chromosome 10, GDT2T_hap1 genome contains a region encoding:
- the LOC103446274 gene encoding protein NRT1/ PTR FAMILY 4.5-like, giving the protein MDKFELVEGKVDWKGRSAVKYKHGGMKTAVLILGTLAFESMASLALAVNLVTYFNEVMHFELADAANELTNYMGTGFILSILMAILADTFFGRFKILLISGCFEFVGLALMTVQAHYPKLRPPVCNVFDPTAKCEKVEGGNAALLFIALYTMAAAAAGLKATLPSHGADQFDESDPRETGQMSSFFNFLLLSVCLGGVVSLTLIVWVQDNKGWDWGFGLCTIAMFLGVVIFLAGLPVYRIQVIRGTSAIVEIIQVYVAAIRNRNLSLPEDATELYEISKDKEASLEQEFLPHRPIFRFLDKASIQRGEVDEQQPPNPWKLCRVTQVENAKILLGLVPIFCCTIIMTLCLAQLQTFSIQQALTMDTSITKHFKIPPASLPIIPLVFLIIIIPVYDRVFVPIASKFTGIPSGITHLQRIGVGLVLSCVSMGVAGIMEVKRKDVAREHNMLLARPVLQPLPISTFWLSFQYFIFGIADMFTYVGLLEFFYSEAPKGLKSISTCFLWSSMALGYFFSTILVKIVNNATKGNTKSGGWLAGNNINLNHLNLFYWLLSLMSLINFFIYVFVTKRYKYRPGSPMLVSKKNKEIEVNEI; this is encoded by the exons ATG GACAAATTTGAGCTTGTTGAAGGGAAGGTTGATTGGAAGGGAAGGTCAGCTGTGAAATATAAACATGGAGGAATGAAAACTGCTGTGCTCATACTAG GTACATTGGCTTTTGAGAGCATGGCAAGTCTTGCCCTGGCTGTGAACTTGGTTACCTACTTCAATGAGGTCATGCACTTTGAGCTAGCAGATGCAGCTAACGAACTCACCAACTACATGGGAACTGGCTTTATTCTGTCCATTCTCATGGCCATCCTTGCAGACACCTTCTTTGGCAGATTCAAAATTCTTCTTATTTCTGGGTGCTTCGAGTTTGTG GGACTAGCACTAATGACTGTACAAGCTCACTACCCTAAACTCAGGCCACCAGTCTGCAATGTCTTTGATCCAACTGCTAAATGTGAGAAAGTTGAAGGTGGAAATGCTGCCCTTCTTTTTATTGCTCTCTACACGATGGCGGCCGCCGCTGCCGGGCTGAAGGCCACGTTGCCATCACACGGTGCCGATCAATTTGACGAATCGGACCCGAGAGAGACAGGGCAGATGTCTAGCTTCTTCAACTTTCTGTTGCTATCTGTGTGCTTGGGTGGTGTAGTCAGTTTAACCCTAATTGTGTGGGTTCAAGACAATAAAGGATGGGATTGGGGATTTGGGCTCTGTACCATCGCCATGTTCTTGGGCGTGGTTATCTTTCTTGCAGGATTGCCGGTGTATCGGATACAAGTTATCAGAGGAACTAGTGCCATAGttgaaattatacag GTGTATGTTGCAGCCATCCGTAACAGAAATCTTAGCCTTCCAGAAGACGCCACAGAATTGTATGAGATTAGCAAAGACAAGGAAGCTTCTCTTGAACAAGAATTCCTACCTCACAGACCCATTTTCAG GTTTTTGGACAAAGCATCCATCCAAAGAGGGGAAGTTGATGAACAGCAGCCTCCAAACCCATGGAAACTTTGCAGAGTCACACAAGTGGAAAATGCAAAAATCCTCCTAGGCTTGGTCCCAATATTTTGCTGCACAATTATAATGACTCTATGCCTGGCACAGCTCCAAACCTTCTCAATCCAACAAGCTCTCACCATGGACACGAGCATCACCAAGCATTTCAAAATCCCACCAGCCTCACTCCCCATCATCCCCCTGGTCTTCCTCATCATCATAATTCCTGTCTACGACCGTGTCTTCGTCCCCATTGCAAGTAAGTTCACCGGTATACCCTCTGGCATAACGCACTTGCAGCGCATAGGAGTAGGGTTAGTTCTCTCATGTGTTTCCATGGGTGTGGCTGGAATCATGGAAGTgaaaagaaaagatgtggcaagAGAGCACAACATGCTGTTGGCAAGGCCGGTCCTGCAGCCATTGCCAATCAGCACATTCTGGTTGTCTTTCCAGTACTTCATTTTTGGAATAGCCGACATGTTCACTTACGTGGGGCTTCTTGAGTTTTTCTACTCGGAGGCTCCCAAAGGGTTGAAATCAATTTCAACTTGCTTTTTGTGGAGCTCCATGGCACTAGGGTATTTCTTCAGCACCATTTTGGTTAAGATTGTGAACAATGCAACAAAAGGTAACACAAAAAGTGGAGGCTGGTTGGCTGGGAACAACATTAACTTGAACCATTTGAATCTTTTCTATTGGTTGCTTTCATTGATGAGCTTGATCAACTTCTTCATCTATGTGTTTGTTACAAAGAGGTACAAGTATAGGCCCGGGAGCCCCATGCTAGTTTCAAAGAAGAACAAGGAAATTGAGGTTAACGAGATCTGA
- the LOC103446273 gene encoding oil body-associated protein 2B-like, translating into MASSDKTPTPNPASRLGDQPTPPGKPMTMGQHVLDKGAEMMQSLKPVNQMSQHVCTFALYSHDMTRQIETHHYVTRLNQDFLQCAVYDSDDSHGRLIGVEYIVSDKIFESLPPDEQKLWHSHAYEIKAGLWVNPRIPEMIGQPELQNLAKTYGKFWCTWQVDRGDRLPLGAPALMMSPQPVNLGMVKPELLETRDAKYNISTDALKTSRVEIAEPEWINPQADYWKLHGKGFAVDIKQTEMKKIITFP; encoded by the exons ATGGCTTCAAGTGACAAGACACCGACTCCTAACCCCGCCTCCAGGCTGGGAGATCAGCCAACGCCTCCGGGGAAGCCGATGACGATGGGACAGCACGTCCTGGACAAGGGCGCCGAGATGATGCAGTCCCTCAAGCCGGTGAACCAGATGAGCCAGCACGTGTGCACTTTTGCGCTCTACAGCCACGACATGACTCGTCAGATCGAGACCCACCACTACGTCACTCGCCTCAACCAGGACTTCCTCCAGTGCGCCGTCTACGACTCCGACGACTCCCACGGCCGCCTAATCG GTGTAGAATATATTGTGTCTGATAAGATATTTGAGTCGCTGCCTCCGGATGAGCAAAAGCTTTGGCATTCGCATGCTTACGAGATCAAAGCCGGCCTCTGGGTCAATCCTCGGATCCCCGAGATGATTGGCCAACCTGAGCTCCAGAATTTGGCCAAAACTTACGGAAAATTCTGGTGTACATGGCAAGTTGACCGAG GTGACCGACTTCCACTGGGAGCACCGGCCCTTATGATGTCACCTCAGCCGGTGAATTTGGGTATGGTGAAGCCGGAGCTGTTGGAAACGAGGGATGCCAAATACAACATATCAACGGATGCCTTGAAGACATCGAGGGTGGAGATTGCGGAGCCAGAGTGGATCAATCCGCAGGCGGACTACTGGAAGCTGCATGGCAAGGGTTTTGCGGTGGACATTAAGCAAACTGAAATGAAGAAAATCATAACCTTTCCTTAG
- the LOC103446275 gene encoding MACPF domain-containing protein CAD1-like, translating to MESSAAEERISSSTALTTTLSNSIQALGRGFDVTSDIRLLYCKGAPGSRLVILEEDQGKDLVFSDGVVVPNVPVDVEFAPGKRTIDKIHVCSFHEMAEYFNKKSGISGRVPLGSFNAMFNFTGSWQVDAAATKSLAMIGYFIPLYKVKLEKDNLVLHEEIKRAVPYSWDPAALASFIESYGTHIVTSATIGGRDVVYIRQHQSSPLSAGDIEDYVKDIGDHRFVDSKSQSNPGPLKYKDKDVTVIFRRRGGDDLEQSHPKWAETVQLAPDVINMTFTPIVSLLEGVPGIKHLSRAIELYLEYKPPIEDLQYFLDFQIAQVWAPEHNNLQRKEPVCSSLQFSLMGPKLYISPDQVTVGRKPVTGLRLNLEGIKQNRLAIHLQHLVSLPKILQPHWDAHMAIGAPKWQGPEEQDSRWFEPIKWKNFSHVSTAPIEHVEASIGDLSGVHIVTGAQLGVWDFGAKNVLHLKLLFSKVPGCTIRRSVWDHSPATPSSAQRTDGSSSSHLNNRSSDDKKEKLAKLVDLTEMSKGPQDIPGHWLVTGAKLGVDKGKIVLRVKYSLLNY from the exons ATGGAATCCTCTGCGGCGGAGGAAAGAATCTCCAGCTCCACCGCTCTGACCACCACTCTCTCCAACTCAATCCAAGCTTTGGGTCGCGGCTTTGACGTCACTTCCGATATCAGGCTTCTCTACTGCAAAGGGGCACCCGGATCGAGGCTCGTGATTCTGGAGGAGGATCAGGGGAAAGATCTTGTTTTTTCTGATGGGGTTGTTGTGCCAAATGTGCCTGTCGACGTCGAGTTCGCGCCGGGGAAGAGGACCATTGACAAAATTCATGTCTGCAGCTTCCATGAG ATGGCAGAATACTTCAACAAGAAATCGGGTATTTCAGGGCGTGTTCCCCTTGGAAGCTTCAATGCCATGTTCAATTTCACTGGTTCTTGGCAAGTTGATGCAGCAGCAACCAAATCCCTTGCCATGATTGGATACTTCATTCCCCTATACAAAGTTAAACTAGAAAAGGATAATTTAGTTTTGCATGAGGAAATTAAGCGTGCTGTTCCGTACTCATGGGATCCTGCAGCCTTAGCAAG ttttattgagAGTTATGGTACCCATATCGTCACATCTGCAACTATTGGCGGAAGAGATGTAGTTTATATCAGGCAGCACCAGTCATCTCCTTTGTCAGCAGGGGACATTGAGGATTATGTGAAAGACATTGGTGATCATAGGTTTGTGGACTCAAAAAGCCAGTCAAATCCAGGCCCATTAAAATACAAGGATAAG GATGTTACAGTCATATTCAGGAGAAGAGGGGGTGATGATCTTGAGCAGAGTCATCCCAAGTGGGCCGAAACTGTACAACTAGCACCAGATGTGATTAACATGACATTTACACCCATTGTCTCTTTGCTTGAAGGAGTGCCTGGAATAAAGCACTTGAGTCGCGCGATTGAGTTATATTTAGAGT ACAAGCCACCAATTGAAGATCTGCAGTATTTCTTGGATTTTCAAATTGCTCAAGTTTGGGCCCCGGAGCATAATAATCTTCAAAGAAAAGAACCTGTGTGTTCATCGCTTCAGTTCAGCTTGATGGGACCGAAGCTTTACATCAGTCCGGATCAG GTAACAGTAGGCCGTAAGCCTGTCACAGGGCTTAGACTAAATCTAGAAGGCATCAAACAGAACCGACTGGCTATACATTTGCAACATCTAGTGTCCCTTCCAAAAATTCTTCAACCCCATTGGGATGCGCACATGGCAATAGGTGCACCCAAGTGGCAAGGTCCGGAGGAGCAAGACAGCCGTTGGTTTGAGCCAATCAAGTGGAAAAACTTCTCCCATGTAAGCACCGCACCGATAGAGCACGTGGAGGCTTCTATTGGTGACCTCTCCGGTGTTCACATTGTCACAGGGGCTCAGCTTGGTGTTTGGGATTTTGGTGCCAAAAATGTATTGCACCTCAAACTTCTCTTCTCCAAAGTACCAGGCTGCACTATCAGGCGGTCTGTTTGGGATCACAGCCCAGCCACCCCGTCTTCTGCACAGAGGACGGATGGTTCTTCTTCATCGCATTTGAACAACAGAAGCTCTGacgataaaaaggaaaaactaGCAAAACTAGTGGACTTGACGGAAATGTCAAAGGGACCGCAAGATATACCAGGTCATTGGTTAGTCACTGGGGCTAAGCTTGGAGTCGACAAGGGAAAGATTGTATTGCGCGTAAAATATTCCTTGCTGAACTACTGA